In Blastocatellia bacterium, the sequence GGCACGCAGGTTCGCTTCGATCTCCCGCGCGCTTGAGTCACGAATTCGCCGCAGGATCAGCGGCCCATCCTTGCCTTGAAAAATGGGATTCAACCGCGCCCACGCATCTTTGAGATGCTGGTATGCCGCCACCATCCCTGGCGGTGCTTCGGATGACAGCAGTTCTTCTCTGGAGAGGGGGTGGAGCGATCCAAAATGGAACTCGTTGACGATGGCTTCGTGGCAGCTCATGAATAAGTCGTCTTTGCTGCCGTAGTGCAGGTAGAAGGTGGTACGCCCGACGTTGGCGCGATCCACAATGCTCTGAATCGTGATCGCGTCATATTCACGTTCGCCGATCAGTTCGATCAGCGCC encodes:
- a CDS encoding TetR/AcrR family transcriptional regulator; translated protein: MTNTDRRVQRTRELLQKALIELIGEREYDAITIQSIVDRANVGRTTFYLHYGSKDDLFMSCHEAIVNEFHFGSLHPLSREELLSSEAPPGMVAAYQHLKDAWARLNPIFQGKDGPLILRRIRDSSAREIEANLRAVFAGADSAVPLDVLANYLAGALIALVHWWLEKRRPHTPETLAQTFHRLQRAAIRDAFEVRDSE